One genomic segment of Polyangium spumosum includes these proteins:
- a CDS encoding IS3 family transposase (programmed frameshift) gives MARRKRRSFSAEFKAEAVRLCQVGDRSIAKVAKDLDLTETALREWVRADEVNVGGEKPPEALTGAEREELVRLRRENKRLQMEREILKKAGGLLREGERVKFAFIAAEKAFFPVTVLCDVLDVSRSGFYAFCKRPEPRRKASDAQLAAEIVAAHQRSHGTYGSPRVHAELRARGLCVSRKRVERLMRERGLEARSKRRFRRTTDSNHTMPLAPNLLGRQFDAKAPNEAWVTDVTYIPTAEGWLYLATILDLFSRRVVGFAMSEQNDRALALAALERALRARRPRPGLLHHSDRGSPYASEDYRKALRERGIVASMSRTGDCWDNAVAESFFATLKAELVDATRFPTRDAATAAIGDYLERFYNHARRHSYLGYLSPVEFELRAQVAAFAA, from the exons ATGGCGAGGCGGAAGCGGCGGTCGTTCAGCGCGGAGTTCAAGGCAGAGGCAGTTCGTCTCTGCCAGGTCGGGGACCGGAGCATCGCGAAGGTCGCGAAGGATCTGGATCTAACTGAAACCGCGCTACGCGAGTGGGTGAGAGCTGACGAGGTCAACGTCGGCGGGGAGAAACCCCCCGAGGCCCTCACGGGCGCCGAGCGCGAGGAGCTCGTGCGGCTGCGGCGTGAGAACAAGCGGCTGCAGATGGAGCGGGAAATATTAAAAAAAGCGG GCGGCCTTCTTCGCGAAGGAGAGCGAGTGAAGTTCGCGTTCATCGCCGCGGAGAAGGCTTTCTTTCCGGTCACCGTGCTTTGCGACGTCCTCGACGTTTCGCGCAGCGGCTTCTACGCCTTTTGCAAGCGCCCCGAGCCGCGGCGGAAGGCCTCCGACGCGCAGCTCGCGGCGGAGATCGTCGCCGCGCACCAGCGCAGCCACGGCACCTACGGCAGCCCGCGGGTGCACGCGGAGCTGCGCGCCAGGGGCCTTTGCGTGAGCCGCAAGCGCGTCGAGCGGCTCATGCGCGAGCGGGGCCTCGAAGCACGCAGCAAGCGCCGATTCCGGCGCACCACGGACTCGAACCACACGATGCCGCTCGCGCCGAACCTGCTCGGTCGCCAATTCGACGCGAAGGCCCCGAACGAGGCGTGGGTGACGGACGTGACGTACATCCCGACGGCCGAGGGCTGGCTGTACTTGGCGACGATCCTCGACCTGTTCTCGCGGCGGGTCGTCGGCTTCGCAATGAGCGAACAGAACGACCGCGCCCTCGCGCTCGCGGCGCTCGAGCGGGCGCTACGCGCGCGCCGGCCGCGGCCGGGGCTTTTGCACCACTCGGACCGCGGCAGCCCCTACGCCAGCGAGGACTACCGGAAGGCGCTGCGCGAGCGCGGCATCGTGGCGAGCATGAGCCGCACGGGCGACTGCTGGGACAACGCCGTCGCCGAGAGCTTCTTCGCGACCCTCAAGGCGGAGCTGGTCGACGCTACGCGCTTCCCGACCCGGGATGCCGCGACGGCGGCGATCGGTGACTACCTCGAGCGGTTCTACAACCACGCCCGGCGGCACTCGTACCTCGGGTACTTGAGCCCGGTCGAGTTCGAATTGAGAGCACAAGTGGCCGCGTTTGCGGCATAG
- a CDS encoding transglutaminase-like domain-containing protein produces MIRVGIVHFPSNLEKARYMAAGSVADLRLPEVQRWAAVFRRLPLAERPAAILKFCQYAIDYVRDPRREVLEDSAVTLLRGYGDCDAKARVFVALCRASGIPAREYCVRPAQDFPHILAEVYVNGRWRRVDPTILNSSIDRIPPSATAITNYW; encoded by the coding sequence ATGATCCGCGTCGGCATCGTCCACTTTCCCTCGAACCTCGAAAAGGCGCGATACATGGCCGCGGGCAGCGTCGCGGATCTGCGCCTCCCCGAGGTGCAGCGCTGGGCCGCGGTCTTCCGGCGCCTTCCGCTCGCCGAGCGGCCCGCGGCGATCCTCAAGTTCTGCCAGTACGCGATCGACTATGTGCGCGATCCGCGTCGGGAAGTGCTCGAGGATTCCGCGGTGACGCTCCTCCGAGGATACGGCGATTGTGATGCGAAGGCCCGCGTATTTGTTGCGCTCTGCCGCGCGAGCGGTATCCCGGCGCGCGAGTATTGCGTGCGACCTGCGCAGGATTTCCCGCACATCCTCGCGGAGGTCTACGTGAACGGGCGGTGGCGGCGTGTCGACCCGACGATCCTCAATTCGTCGATCGACCGCATCCCGCCCTCGGCGACGGCCATCACGAACTACTGGTGA